Genomic DNA from Paenibacillus donghaensis:
CCGCTCAGAGGGATTTACCGACGAGGTAAGTGTCCACGATCTGAGGGAGATTATTGTTCACGAGGTATGCCTAACGAATGGCCCAGCTAATGAACTGACATTTTGCACTACGAACGCTGGCGATCCAAGGCTAAGCGGGATTAGATGGGATAATAGCCAACCCATACCGAAAGATCTGATTCGGCCTAGCGAACGTCCGAGATTTGACCGTGAAATGTGGCTGGCTGAAGAAACAGCATCCCTATCCGCAGATATTAAGGATTTCAAGAAAGAACTAGAGAATGCAACGCAACCTAATTTAAGGAGGAAATGAGAATGAACACAACATTATTTGACTTGAAAAACAATGTAATCAGTATCGGTAATGAGCTTCTTGCAGTAAAGCAAGAGAAAATAGCAGAGGCATCTAAACATGATGCTAATCCAGAGACAATAAAGCAGCTTGAATTGAACGAAACCAGTCTGCAAGCGCGATTTGATGTCTTTAAGAATGAATATGAGGCGATGAATGCGGAAGAAATGGCCTCTATGAGCCCCAATAATAGAAGATTTAACGGTGAATACAATGATCCAAAGTTACACATTGAAAGTGCTAAAGCTGCATTTATCCGTGCAGTTGCACGAGGGGCTAGTGTAACAACTGGAGTATCGGCAGCATTAGGTGATGATAATTCATCTGGAGGCGAAAGGATCCTTCCCAAGACCATGACCAATGAGTTGCTGCATGAGCCGTTCATCAAAAATCCTCTGAGAGAAGTTTCTACCTTTACGAGCATTACAAACCTTGAAATTCCTAAAGTGATATTCACGCTAGATAATGATGACTTCATCGAAGACACAGAAACGGCAAAAGAACTCGAAACCGAAGGAGACGTTGTTAAATTTGGCCGGAATAAGTTCAAGGTGTTTGCACCTGTGTCTGAATCGATTCTAGCAGCTTCAGACACTAACCTCGTACAGATAGTAGATCAAGCGCTGCGAAGTGGCTTAGCTGCGAAAGAAAAGAAAGTCGCGTTTGCTAGTTCTCCTAAAGCTGGAGAAGAACACATGTCTTTTTATTCAACGCAAAATGCAATAATCGTAGTCAATGGAATCTCCCTTTATAAAGCGATCAAAGCGGCAATTGCAGCACTACCTGAATATTTCCGCGAGAATGCATCTGTTGTTATGCGATATGAAGATTATCTCGATATTATCGAAATTTTATCGAACGGCAGCGCTACTCTTTTTGATGCCCAGCCTGAGCAGATCCTTGGTAAACCGGTTGAATTCTGCGATTTAGCCATTAAACCAATCATCGGAGATTTCAGCTATTCTCACTTCAACTACGATCCACAGATTATATATGACCGTGACAAGGATGTTAAAACGGGCATGTGGGATTTCGTTCTAACTGCCTGGTTTGACCATCAGATTAAACTTAAATCTGCATTCCGTATTGCAAATGTACAGTAACAATTAGATAGGGGGCCAAGTTTCTTCAAGTGTTTTGCTTTGAAGAACGTGCGCCCTCTACCAAAATACTAAGTCAAGTTTTAATAAGAGGGGGATAATATGTACGATAAGTGGCATTGCTACTCAAAAGCGATAGAATCTTCACCTGCCGTATCATCAGGTCCGAGCAGCACGCAGACAGCGGGAACCAGCACGAGGAACACGGCCGGGCCAAGTAGCAGGGATACAGCTGGGCCGAG
This window encodes:
- a CDS encoding phage major capsid protein, whose product is MNTTLFDLKNNVISIGNELLAVKQEKIAEASKHDANPETIKQLELNETSLQARFDVFKNEYEAMNAEEMASMSPNNRRFNGEYNDPKLHIESAKAAFIRAVARGASVTTGVSAALGDDNSSGGERILPKTMTNELLHEPFIKNPLREVSTFTSITNLEIPKVIFTLDNDDFIEDTETAKELETEGDVVKFGRNKFKVFAPVSESILAASDTNLVQIVDQALRSGLAAKEKKVAFASSPKAGEEHMSFYSTQNAIIVVNGISLYKAIKAAIAALPEYFRENASVVMRYEDYLDIIEILSNGSATLFDAQPEQILGKPVEFCDLAIKPIIGDFSYSHFNYDPQIIYDRDKDVKTGMWDFVLTAWFDHQIKLKSAFRIANVQ